The DNA segment GTTCACCGCCGAATAATACCGGCAGCATTGAAATTCCGTCTGTTTGCGACGGAATCTTCTGCCCTGTGAGTTCGGCGGCAGTCGCCAGAAAATCCCAGAACGCGGAAACATAATCTGAAACCGCACCGGCGGAAATTTTTCCCGGCCACGAGGCAATCAGCGGAACGCGGATTCCGCCTTCATATAGATCGCGTTTGATACCGCGCAATGATCCGTTTGAATTGAAATATTCCGGATCGTGTCCACCCTCTTCATGTGGCCCGTTATCAGATGAGAAAAAGATTAACGTGTTTTCCCTTAGTTCGAGAATTTCCAGCTCGTTGAGAAGTTCACCGACGTAATCATCCAGCATATTCATCATCGCTGCAAATGCGGCGTGTCCTTCGGATTGCGACACATACGGTCCGCGTCGGAAATTTTCTGGAGTTCCTTCTGTTTTGTACGATTTTTCCGGCGGGAATTTCCCGCGATATTTCTCCATATATTTTTCCGGTGCGATCATATCTGCATGCGGTTGCACCGGTGCATAATAACAGAAAAACGGACGCGTTTTATTTTCACGCACAAAGTCCAGCATGTTACGGTGAATAAAATCCGGTGCGTAATCGATGCACTGCGTGCCGAAATTATTCCAGAGCATTTCGCGCATCCGATCGTTCCAGAGAAAATAAGGATAGTAGCTGTGTGCCATAACCTGACAATTATAGCCGTAAAAACGATCAAATCCCATATCCAGCGGTTCGCTGCCGGAATCCGGTGCGCCGAGTCCCCATTTACCAAAAATTCCAGTCGTATATCCGACGCATTTCAATAATTTTACAACGGTAAAAGTTTCCCGTGGCATCGGAATCTGCCCCTCCAAAAAAAACGGCGGCATTACAAAATTCAAATTCCCGCGAATCGGTGCATGACCGGTATGCAACCCAGTCATTAAAGTGCAACGTGACGGCGCGCAAACCGGACTGCCGGAATAATGCTGCGTGAAACGCATGCCCTCCTTTGCCAGCCGGTCAATGTTCGGCGTTGAAAATCTCTGCTGTCCGTAGCAACTCAGATCGCCGTAACCAAGATCGTCCGCCAGAATAAAAATAATATTCGGACGTTCTGCGAAGTTTTTCGACATCGCTTCGTCTGAAAATGCCGTGGCACTGAACACCGCCGGAATAATGAATGACAATTGCTTCATAAACATTTATGTAAAATTTTTGATTATAGATTATCCTTCTCATTAAGAAACCATATCCGAGAAATTTATTTAGCCAGTAACGCATCCACTGGAAAAACCGACAGAGAGCATCATGAAAATAATTATCCTAATTGCATTATTCAATATAACTGTATCTGCACTTACTGAAGAGGCGTTCCATTTTTTTATCTTTTCTGGGCAGTCTGACATGGCAGGAATCGATCCGGAAAATTCCTTTATTCAGGCAGTTCAGAACGCATGCGCTACGAATGTTATTATTATTAAAGATGCAACAAGCGAGCAGCCGGTTTAGCGGCGGTACAGGCAATGGACCTCTGCCGGGATGAATCCAAATCGAATTCCGCTGGGGCGCTGATTTTTTTCATCAGTACCCCAGCGTCTGCCTAACCGATAAATTTCTTATAATACAAACTCTTTTAGATTTTAAATTTATCGTATCTTCCGGCGACAAATGAGTAATCCGGCACCAATGATCCCAAACAGCCCCATAGTGGATGGTTCCGGAATAACCACCGTCCAGACCTCAACGGCATCTAGCAGGTGCGGGGTGCTAGTTCCCCATGAATTAATCTCCAATTGGCTAATCAATCCGGCACCGTACGTAGCACTATAATCTTGAGTTGTAGATGAATCCGGAGCACCGAGATTGTCCGCATCAGCTGGGTTATACCACACATCCACTTTTATTTGACCGCTGACATCGATATACCGCACAAAAAACTCGACGAAATTGCTGTTATCCAGGGTGTTGTTCCATGCGCTTTGGACGTTTTGCGCACATGCAGCGAAACGGTTGGCGGAAGCCTCGTTATTGTTATGCGATTGAATTGCTACTGACCCGAAACGTCCGGACTGCTCCTGAACCAGAGGTAGCGTTCCCAGTCCGATTCGAACATTTGTCCCATCGTTATCTCCGCCTGACTTTATTCGTAAACGCATCCACATTTCATCTACATAAACGTCTGCACCAAGAATTGTTGAACTCAAGGCATAACTTTGTCCGAAATCGTATCCGGCTTTCCTGTTACCAATAGAAACAATCCCGTCATTAACGGCCATTGAATTGCCGGTAGCCTGATGATTGCCGTTCAACGTCTCCCATCCATAATCAGCCAGATCAGTCTTTCCTGCATCTGTAAAATCACTGAAGTACACATTATTGGTAATGATACCCGCGGATGCGATTGCTGTGATTCCAACTAACATACTAATGAGATATTGTAACTTCTTATTCATACACTTTGCCTTTCATTACGATTGCTCTGAACCCTCCTTACACACACAAGTGAGTGTGACCAACGGATAAAAAAATAACTTTATTTGAAAGAAAATCCAATATGATTGTTTTGCTGATTATAGCATTTTTTTGCTTTATGTCATAAGGTCTTAATTCTCAATCTGCCTTGATTGTTTTCACGCTGCTTATTGTTTTTGCTCCACAGTAATTTCGTATGATTCATCAACTAAAATTCAATATTTCCCGCCATGCTCAGAATGTATCTTTCAAAAAGTGGGATGTAACCGCCGGAGATAGCGCCGGCACTGAAACCGGAATAAAACCGTTTCGCAATGACTGTGCAGCACAGCAACCGGCGGCAACCGCATTGCGCGCTGCAATCGCAGATGTTTTTATTATAAAAACTAAAATTATTCCGTGATATTTGATTTTTACGAATAGTACTGTTGACAAGGATTTAAATATAAATTGGGGCTGTAGTAGATAAGCACTAAATATATATTCCCAAAATTTATCTGTGCTTCGGCGTCCCCTTGCGTTGCAGCTAAATCGCAAAGGCACGCTCGGTGTCGATGTCTGAGATTATGAAGAATGCGGGGTATTAAGTTTACGAATCAGCTTCCCAGCCATACTGCACCTTTTTCAGTTCCACCAACAAATCCACTGGTTTGAGTCGTCCGCTGTAGCCGAGATGGACTTTTGATACGCCTTCGACGGCATGGCCTGTAATTTCCTGCGCATACCGGTCAGGGATTTTCGCGACGTTCTGTGCGTATTGAGTCCATGTATATCTGAAATCATGGAAGTGTTTGTGCAGGGACTCTGTCGGCAGCCATACCTTTTTCCAGCGTGCAAACCAGGTCGATATTTTGCTTCCGTATCCCTTGGATGTCACAAAAGTCAAATCAGGGAACAACAGCCCATTAGTATCATCCGCTTTTCGCCTGGCGATATACGCTTTGAAATCAAGATCGTTCAGCACATACGGATGAACAGGTATAATCCGGATTGAGGGATCATTTTTCACCAACTTCAATTCATGCTTTTCGTTTATATCAATGACAGTAATACCGTCGCTGTCGTCGTAAACGTCCGATGCTCTCAGCTGGCAGATTTCGTTCAGCCGGAATCCATGATAAAGAGAGAGAGTCGACACCCAGTAACGGGATGGCTGTTCAGAGTTCAGGGCGAAAGGCTGGATAGCTTGCCAGAAAGTATTCAGCTCTTCTTGTGTGAACCCGCGCGCGACGTCTTTCTGAATGTGAATTTGAGGAACTTCAATACCTTTGGCGGG comes from the Kiritimatiellales bacterium genome and includes:
- a CDS encoding arylsulfatase gives rise to the protein MKQLSFIIPAVFSATAFSDEAMSKNFAERPNIIFILADDLGYGDLSCYGQQRFSTPNIDRLAKEGMRFTQHYSGSPVCAPSRCTLMTGLHTGHAPIRGNLNFVMPPFFLEGQIPMPRETFTVVKLLKCVGYTTGIFGKWGLGAPDSGSEPLDMGFDRFYGYNCQVMAHSYYPYFLWNDRMREMLWNNFGTQCIDYAPDFIHRNMLDFVRENKTRPFFCYYAPVQPHADMIAPEKYMEKYRGKFPPEKSYKTEGTPENFRRGPYVSQSEGHAAFAAMMNMLDDYVGELLNELEILELRENTLIFFSSDNGPHEEGGHDPEYFNSNGSLRGIKRDLYEGGIRVPLIASWPGKISAGAVSDYVSAFWDFLATAAELTGQKIPSQTDGISMLPVLFGGEPAPREFLYWEIRGGGGKMAIRKGDWKGVRYNVIENPGSPLELYNIAIDPRETSNVAAQYPEIANDLDRLMKNARTESEDPRFNYR
- a CDS encoding PEP-CTERM sorting domain-containing protein; translated protein: MNKKLQYLISMLVGITAIASAGIITNNVYFSDFTDAGKTDLADYGWETLNGNHQATGNSMAVNDGIVSIGNRKAGYDFGQSYALSSTILGADVYVDEMWMRLRIKSGGDNDGTNVRIGLGTLPLVQEQSGRFGSVAIQSHNNNEASANRFAACAQNVQSAWNNTLDNSNFVEFFVRYIDVSGQIKVDVWYNPADADNLGAPDSSTTQDYSATYGAGLISQLEINSWGTSTPHLLDAVEVWTVVIPEPSTMGLFGIIGAGLLICRRKIR